From the Pocillopora verrucosa isolate sample1 chromosome 11, ASM3666991v2, whole genome shotgun sequence genome, the window gagtgcaaattacaagtagcgcgcgcacgctttcaaaatttcgtcggTCCTGACTTtctgcgttttttttttccatgtacagtattaaaaagtaataacatgatttttcttgcaatttggtgtcaataaattctggtaaatttttcaaagactacaaattgcaaattatttcaaccaaactacactcgaaatcatgttattacgtatataaaaaaggtaattttagaGAAATTAGTCAGAAAAATCGGGGCCTCGAAATGTTCGTATTGTGATCAAACTTGCCATATTGAGAAGGAGAGTAAGTATGGCGTAACATACAGTGAGTTTAATATGGTCTCTGATATGATGTTCATTTGTCCTCCGGTCGATTATGATATTCATGTACATTCTCGATCGATTCCAAAATTgctcaaaatgttttaaaaagcgTTTGTTTGATCCGTGCTTACCATAAGGCGGCGTGATAGATTTTCATGTTCAAAATCTGTTGATGCATTTTAATGAAGCAAATTGCAGACTTGAGTTGTGTGGTTTAAATTTAGAGCGGCATTTGGTTCTTGTTGGTCCGTTTTCGATTGCGATGTGATAATTAATAAACGAGGGAGTATTTtatcagggtttctaaacacgaGGAAACTGGTAAAAGCAAGAGACCGAGGCGGAGTgcttttctgcttttttttggttgtttttcttttaaattggttTCTCAAAAGGGTCAATTTCATTattagtaaaataaaaaacaacaacagaaaaaacatCATgcatatatttctttttttctttctattatTGCATTATCACATGTGCATATTTGCCAGTAAGCGTGATGAAATgtgttcttgttcttttttagcTAGAGTAAGTTTCACATAAATTATGCGCGAAACTTGATCATTATCGTCCTGACCGTCACCCATGGCATCGTGCCGAAAATTatgcttaaatttttctttctgttcaaTTCGataattcaaaataacagcTTTTAAGAACCCCTCGGCCTCCCGTACCCCTGCCGTATTCCTACCACCAACAGGTAACACTTGCTAACAAGAAAATGCTTACCGAAGTtcagaaaataaacattttgctGAACAAATTCCTCAAGCGCAAGCAAGAAAAGTAGGCTTCCTGTTGACAGCACTCAGGATGGAATTAATTTCTTGGTAAACTGTAACATGAAGGGATTTTTATGAAGTCACTTACTATAACATTATGCCCAACATTATGCCGATATAAGTTATCTGACCCTAACCAATGTTCTTTAGAGGGGAAAAGTATTTACTGTGGCCTAAATCGTCTTTGGAACTCAGAGAAATCTCCTTACCGTGAAATATATAAAGCATTACTCGGTGCCACGAAAATAATGAATTTAGCAGAGAAATGATAATTACAGATTTGGCTGATGAAGCTATAAGGTAAATGTATTCCATGGTAAACgcttttttcttaaatgagCATAGTGACTCTCCGTCTATGTTTCAAAAACTAGCTTCCAAGAAGTTGATAGCACACTGTGACAAACGCTTTGAGGTAGGTTCTAATCAATAAACGGAACCACTCATTATTTGTCACTTGACTAAGTCAGCCAGTCAATGAATAATGGCTGAAATATTCAGTTTTACCTGCAGAATATTTGAGCACGAACAAATTGAAACTAGTGATAGGCACCCACTTCttgataattatttgaaaaacttctTCGATCTTAAAATTAATGGTAATAATAGTATCGATGATTacaatgataaaatcaaaaaaagTTGTTATTAATATGTACCTAGATAGTGGAGAGCGTTGAAATCGCGCTACTTAAATTCCGAATTCCCTTTGTTATTCAACTCTAAGCAACGCGCGCCGGATTTGCACCTGGAATTTATTTTAGTCATTGCAAGAATAAATGAGTGATctttttgttctattttaaCTCACTGCTTTGGTATATAATAATTTACTTAAACAGCTATTCAACTTAGTGTGGGTGGCAAGGGTAGATATTTTCTTCGCCGCTTCGCAGCTCGGGAAATATCTTCCACCAGCCACCTCtactttggaaaatatttgTGAGTTTTATATTACGAACAGTTTCTCCTTCTCGCGcgattgaaaagaaatcagtaaccttatcaactcagatgatgaAACCTAATTATCTTGTACCACAATCACACAAAAAGTAGGGGAAAagttttagaaaagaaaaagatgtttgtgacaaaaagtaaaacattacGCACTATAGGATATCAATAGTGGCGGAAAATCTTGAAAGCTAAGATGatgaaataatataatattGTTCACCATTCCTTGTATGAAAGTGACGAGAGTAATCAGGACTGGGCCCTAGAGACTTCCTCTATCATTATCCGGGATACTGAGTTCCATCCAGTGATAGCATCACCCAGTGTATAACCACCGTGACACTGTCCTACCCATAACTCTACAGTAACCCTGCCCTGTGGAATGTTTTCACAGTATCCCTCAAATGATCTGTGATGAAGCAGACTAGGAGTCCCAGATGGCCAAATGTTGTACACAGCAGCCTTAATTGTCATTGGTCCACTGCATTCATTTCCATTAAACTTGAAGAACCACCGATTGCATTTAGTTGAACTGCCATAGACTCTCGTATTTCCCTGGAATGAGACTTTAATGACTGTATCAGACTGCAGCTTGTTGAATGAGCAATCCTTAAAAAAATGCCATGAATACAGTCTTAGTGCAACAAAATGCATCAAAGAGTGTTATAGGAAACAATTTAATAATGCCCTTCTACCTTTCCTGCCTTCAAGAATGAACAGAATTGTTAATTGATGTTTTTAGTTTGGCTGCATTTCTCAAAAGTCTCTTTCGGAGATTGCCATGACAAATTGGCTCTAACGCTCAATCTTATTTTTTATCGCATTTTCAAGATATTTCTGTACCTTAATCTTTCCACTCTCTCTACCATCATCATTTTTCCACACATactgtttccagttggtctgtgacactgcactattcacgatttctcctttctctcctttagatCCCTGCTCTCCTTTCACACCCTTGATTCCTGGCGGTCCACTGCTGCCACGTGACCCTTCATGACCTTTATCTCCTTTTATTCCCATCATTCCAGGTGCACCATTTTTACCAAGTGACcctgaatttcctttttgtcctCTTGTTCCCGTCATACCTCTCGGTCCCTTGACACCAGGCTCCCCCTTAGCTCCACcttttccttgttgtccttGTGGCCCTGGGGCGCCAGGAACTCCCGGCATTCCAGGTATGCCATTCGATCCTGGAATTCCAGAAAATCCGTGAGCAAAAACGGATTTctgaggaagaagaaagaacgTATAGTAGTTGGATGGACATACTTGATGTTCATTGATGTTTATTTGTCCGCCGAAGTAGTACAGCAATTTCCTCAGAAACTAAATCACGTTGAGAATTAGGCTTCGTTCTAAGAGAAACAGCTCGGATCATTGAATGATCTCATAACGTTGTAGAGATATCcctaaaagaaaacttattcCAGCAATTTTCTACTTTGTTTTGGAAAACTTATGATTGATGAGGGATTTGTTTTGCGCCTAGCTCGGCAGACGTGAGTGGTAAACTGAGGTATGACAAATGAACGCTTCATCAAGTACATGCGACTTTGTAGTAAATAATCGTGGATAAAGCATGCTTAGGAGTACCTAACATGGGTCTTTGTCAGCACCAGTTTGTGGATTGTGTTGTTGAGGACTGGTGGTTGCTCCCATGGAACTTACTCCTGTTTtggatgagaaaaataacaaagcagCGTGGATCAGAAGCTTCGCCATACTCCGATGGTTACTTTGCGTGAATAATTCGTGTTCTATCAGTCAAATATATATCTCCTTGGGTACGCGCCTATTTATATCCCAGAGTATTTCCTTGAAATGTAAACTGTAGGAAGCGATGGGACTTAATGATAAGGAAGTCTCAAGCTCATCGAGGTCACACACGGGTAAACAACTTAACTCTAAtatccttttcttgttttttaatgaAGCACGTACCCTTACAAATACATAAAATTTCCCGGAAAATCTGGGAAATGAAATGTTCCTCTTCTGATCAAACGTGACATATTGAGGAGGCATAGAGATGCGATCAAGTCTGTGACTGACGTGGTCTTCGTTTGGCCTTTGGACGGTACTCACGTATTTTGCATAAACTTAAACGTTCTAAATACCGAGTTTTGGACCTTTCTAACACAGTGTGatagattttcatcttcaaactCAATCCATATGTATTGATGATGGTACAAACTTCAGACGCGTCACTCTGCAAATCTTGTTAAATTGAAACAATAACGTTCTTGATTGAGGAAATGCGGaatatttttagttattttgacCCGGCCAGTCATTAATTTCACAGAAAACTGtatttttatgagaaaaatgCGGCAGTATAAAAGCGGCCAAGCCGTTCAGATGTTCAGTATAGCGTTCCTGGAGACCTGAAGCTCATTTTCGAGAATTAGAAAAGTGCATTGTTTATCTTCCTGTACATAAGCTCGCGTATAGATAACGGATGCTCATTGAAAATTGtcgacgttttttttttttaaattagccaAAGCTTTTTAGACGGGGCGATTTATCATGTGTTAGTCAAGAACTATGACAGTGCCTCATGGCTGCTTTTTTAGATCGCCACTGGATCGgagataaatttttctctgaaatatgTTGAACATCTCTGAGTACAACCTTAGTTTTTAAATGAGCATAATGACCttctgtttattttacaaaatctaACCTCAAAGAAGTTTAACAAAATCTTTCAATTTAGCAAACGAAACTGGTATTTATCTGTTACTTGATTTAGGTGGCGAGTCAATGAATACAGATGAATAACGGCCATAATCGGATGTTTCCTTTGCGCAAATACACACTTAATATTGTTAGTTGTGAAGCATCTCCTGTACGTGCCTTTTTGTATCccaaaaaatttcctttaaatgtTAACTCTCAGCTACCATTCTAAGAATTTTAACAAGGAAGCGATGGAGTTAATCAAATGGAAAGGAAGTCTGAAACTACTCGAAATCAGGCACGGGTAAATAACTTAACTATGATATCCTTATCACGTTCATTAATGAAGCACGTAATCTACATAAACTCAGAGAAATTACCCGAAAAATCCAGGCGACGTAGCATCCCTTATCTGATCAAACGTGACATATTAAGAAGGAAGAGATATTTGATATGGTCAGTGACATGATTTCCGTTTGGCCTTTAGACGGTGATCGGGTATTCTGCGATAATATCTAAAACaaacaaccgaaaaaaaaagttactatTGAGCGATATAAATTCGCTTCGTCAGGAGAGTCACGTGAAGAGTTGGGTATTAAGTTTTTTAACTATTCTTGGCGGAGGTAAACAGTGCGATGGACTTCCAATGATCCACGCTTTTCTTGGCTGATCCATAGATCTGACGCTATTCTTGTAACTCTAGAAGCGAGCATCGTTCAAATGTTCCTATAGTAAAAAGATTATTTATGATAACTGTGGACAAGTATGTTTTGCTTTTCCTCTACATCCAATTCGACCTCCAATGAATCGCACTgttgagaaccaatcagattgcaaaaATGACTAGTGATTTCAGAAGGAATGTAATAAGGTACGGCGCTATCGAAAACAGCTTTAATTCCTTTCCGTGTTTCCTTATTGGGTGAATTTCCTAGAGCTGCCTCCCCAGAAGTTGCGATTATCCATGATCATTCCAGATCATCCATGAAGATCATCAGAAGACAACCAGTATGGTCGTGTTTATGACTTGGCATCTGAAGAAGATGATCGGTCGCGGGCTCGCCTCCCCTTCAGTTGCAGTGCAGGGCGTATCTTGTTCTTCataaaaacacattctcttgagaagtaaagttataaataactgGGGTTCTTTGAAAGAGGTAGTGCGGATAGAAAGGGTTTCAATTCTGGTCAATATTGGCTTTTATAGGCttcttccaaatctgagggaacgtgctgagggaataaaaaaaaacatacatatgCGATAATGCAaggaagagaataaaaatacaaattaataaaaagaagaaaacataggaacccgtgttacagcgtgcagatatcttttgagccagacctacacacctgAGCCCAATACcacgcaaagaaactcgaaagagtgctaTATATGAACTGGCTCGCACGTGCAAGCAGGAAAGGCTATGACAACCAGCAAAAATGatagcaaatgcagatgatatcTGATTAAGTGttacttgaaaagaaaacacgaACAATTcttacttctcatgaaaggtcacgcagtcacgctacaGATACTATTTCTACGTGGagtttcttgatggtggaaaacacattttc encodes:
- the LOC131786413 gene encoding collagen triple helix repeat-containing protein 1-like, with the protein product MPGVPGAPGPQGQQGKGGAKGEPGVKGPRGMTGTRGQKGNSGSLGKNGAPGMMGIKGDKGHEGSRGSSGPPGIKGVKGEQGSKGEKGEIVNSAVSQTNWKQYVWKNDDGRESGKIKDCSFNKLQSDTVIKVSFQGNTRVYGSSTKCNRWFFKFNGNECSGPMTIKAAVYNIWPSGTPSLLHHRSFEGYCENIPQGRVTVELWVGQCHGGYTLGDAITGWNSVSRIMIEEVSRAQS